A DNA window from Calliphora vicina chromosome 1, idCalVici1.1, whole genome shotgun sequence contains the following coding sequences:
- the LOC135950557 gene encoding structural maintenance of chromosomes protein 4-like, producing the protein MEVSTRSTTSSMDLSTMFAAMMEKMETANKNLEAKLNENSKQLAEVKTELLAEVKEEFQETSRVNNEKLLADNEKLRSEVKAEVKETIKHLAEMEAKPQESLRVTDEKIQEMSEVINCRMDVIDKKVSDLETKVNNVQCQEGAVINNRMDEIDKKVSDLVTKVNSHQYQEGAEEMEVSTRSTTSSMDLSTMFAAMMEKMETANKNLEAKLNENSKQLAEVKTELLAEVKEEFQETSRVNNEKLLADNEKLRSEVKAEVKETIKHLAEMEAKPQESLRVTDEKIQEMSEVINCRMDGIDKKVSDLETKVNNVQCQEGAVINNRMDEIDKKVSDLVTKVNSHQYQEGAEEMEVSTRSTTSSMDLSTMFAAMMEKMETANKNLEAKLNENSKQLAEVKTELLAEVKEEFQETSRVNNEKLLADNEKLRSEVKAEVKETIKHLAEMEAKPQESLRVTDEKIQEMSEVINCRMDVIDKKVSDLETKVNNVQCQEGAVINNRMDEIDKKVSDLETKVNSHQYQEGAEEMEVSTRSTTSSMDLSTMFAAMMEKMETANKNLEAKLNENSKQLAEVKTELLAEVKEEFQETSRVNNEKLLADNEKLRSEVKAEVKETIKHLAEMEAKPQESLRVTDEKIQEMSEVINCRMDVIDKKVSDLETKVNNVQCQEGAVINNRMDEIDKKVSDLVTKVNSHQYQEGAVWNIEVIAENERNIVSEIKEAVLEALNEKQGKAKIKCYNCGKTGHIQRNCKASRKRARSVSPRNEQQANRSSSQESPLN; encoded by the exons atggaagtttctacacgttcaacaacaagcagcatggatttaagcacaatgttcgcggctatgatggaaaaaatggaaacagccaACAAGAACCTGGAAGCGAAATTGAACGAAAATTCGAAACAGCTTGCGGAGGTTAAAACTGAACTTCTAGCTGAagtcaaagaagaatttcaagaaacatctagagtcaacaatgagaaacttcttgccgacaatgagaaacttcgttctgaggttaaagctgaagtcaaagaaactaTTAAACACTTAGCGGAAATGGAAGCGAAACCTCAAGAATCTCTTAGAGTAACAgatgagaaaattcaggaaatgtctgaggttattaacTGCAGAATGGATGTCATTGATAAAAAGGTTTCGGACTTAGAAACAAAAGTGAATAATGTTCAATGTCAAGAAGGAGCAGTTATTAACAACAGAATGGATGAAattgacaaaaaggtgtccgacTTGGTAACAAAAGTGAATAGTCATCAGTATCAAGAAGGAGCG gaagaaatggaagtttctacacgttcaacaacaagcagcatggatttaagcacaatgttcgcggctatgatggaaaaaatggaaacagccaACAAGAACCTGGAAGCGAAATTGAACGAAAATTCGAAACAGCTTGCGGAGGTTAAAACTGAACTTCTAGCTGAagtcaaagaagaatttcaagaaacatctagagtcaacaatgagaaacttcttgccgacaatgagaaacttcgttctgaggttaaagctgaagtcaaagaaactaTTAAACACTTAGCGGAAATGGAAGCGAAACCTCAAGAATCTCTTAGAGTAACAgatgagaaaattcaggaaatgtctgaggttattaacTGCAGAATGGATGGCATTGATAAAAAGGTTTCGGACTTAGAAACAAAAGTGAATAATGTTCAATGTCAAGAAGGAGCAGTTATTAACAACAGAATGGATGAAattgacaaaaaggtgtccgacTTGGTAACAAAAGTGAATAGTCATCAGTATCAAGAAGGAGCG gaagaaatggaagtttctacacgttcaacaacaagcagcatggatttaagcacaatgttcgcggctatgatggaaaaaatggaaacagccaACAAGAACCTGGAAGCGAAATTGAACGAAAATTCGAAACAGCTTGCGGAGGTTAAAACTGAACTTCTAGCTGAagtcaaagaagaatttcaagaaacatctagagtcaacaatgagaaacttcttgccgacaatgagaaacttcgttctgaggttaaagctgaagtcaaagaaactaTTAAACACTTAGCGGAAATGGAAGCGAAACCTCAAGAATCTCTTAGAGTAACAgatgagaaaattcaggaaatgtctgaggttattaacTGCAGAATGGATGTCATTGATAAAAAGGTTTCGGACTTAGAAACAAAAGTGAATAATGTTCAATGTCAAGAAGGAGCAGTTATTAACAACAGAATGGATGAAattgacaaaaaggtgtccgacTTGGAAACAAAAGTGAATAGTCATCAGTATCAAGAAGGAGCG gaagaaatggaagtttctacacgttcaacaacaagcagcatggatttaagcacaatgttcgcggctatgatggaaaaaatggaaacagccaACAAGAACCTGGAAGCGAAATTGAACGAAAATTCGAAACAGCTTGCGGAGGTTAAAACTGAACTTCTAGCTGAagtcaaagaagaatttcaagaaacatctagagtcaacaatgagaaacttcttgccgacaatgagaaacttcgttctgaggttaaagctgaagtcaaagaaactaTTAAACACTTAGCGGAAATGGAAGCGAAACCTCAAGAATCTCTTAGAGTAACAgatgagaaaattcaggaaatgtctgaggttattaacTGCAGAATGGATGTCATTGATAAAAAGGTTTCGGACTTAGAAACAAAAGTGAATAATGTTCAATGTCAAGAAGGAGCAGTTATTAACAACAGAATGGATGAAattgacaaaaaggtgtccgacTTGGTAACAAAAGTGAATAGTCATCAGTATCAAGAAGGAGCG GTATGGAATATCGAGGTTATAGCAGAAAATGAGAGAAATATAGTCAGTGAAATAAAAGAGGCAGTTTTAGAGGCTTTAAATGAGAAGCAAGGTAAAGCTAAAATCAAATGCTATAACTGCGGAAAAactggtcatattcagcgaaactgcaaagcATCGAGAAAACGAGCCAGATCTGTTTCGCCAAGAAACGAGCAGCAGGCGAATCGTAGTTCATCACAAGAGtcacctttaaactaa